A single region of the Anguilla rostrata isolate EN2019 chromosome 11, ASM1855537v3, whole genome shotgun sequence genome encodes:
- the LOC135234695 gene encoding homeobox protein Hox-C4a, whose amino-acid sequence MIMSSYLMDSNYIDPKFPPCEEYSQNSYIPDHSPEYYSRTRDTGYQHHHQELYPPRATYQERQYNCASIPEPDTQPGHGLPHSGHLLAGKGQPAPCEPPPLPTSPSTPSTASSACNQAAPELPNSTVSAKQPVVYPWMKKIHVSTVNASYNGAEPKRSRTAYTRQQVLELEKEFHYNRYLTRRRRIEIAHSLVLSERQIKIWFQNRRMKWKKDHRLPNTKVRSSSSTGTSAGSNTTSSAGAVAATAAANTVAASEELSRMSGAERGEDITRL is encoded by the exons ATGATCATGAGCTCGTATTTGATGGACTCTAACTACATCGATCCGAAATTTCCTCCATGCGAGGAATATTCGCAGAATAGCTACATCCCAGACCACAGCCCCGAATATTATAGCCGCACGAGGGACACTGGCTACCAGCATCATCACCAGGAGTTGTATCCTCCGCGAGCGACATACCAGGAGCGCCAATATAACTGTGCAAGCATCCCCGAGCCTGACACCCAGCCAGGGCATGGGCTACCCCATTCTGGGCACCTGCTTGCTGGGAAAGGGCAGCCAGCGCCGTGTGAGCCCCCACCATTACCCacttccccctccaccccgtcGACCGCGTCCTCCGCCTGCAACCAAGCTGCACCGGAGCTTCCAAACAGCACAGTCTCCGCCAAGCAACCCGTAGTATACCCCTGGATGAAGAAAATTCACGTCAGCACCG TGAACGCCAGTTACAATGGAGCAGAGCCCAAGCGGTCTAGGACTGCTTACACTCGCCAGCAGGTCTTAGAATTGGAGAAGGAATTCCACTATAACCGCTACCTAACTCGGCGAAGACGCATCGAGATCGCTCATTCCTTGGTACTCTCCGAACGACAGATCAAAATTTGGTTTCAGAACCGCAGGATGAAGTGGAAAAAAGACCATAGGCTACCAAACACCAAAGTAAGATCTTCATCCAGCACGGGCACCTCTGCCGGGTCCAACACAACATCATCAGCCGGCGCTGTGGCGGCTACCGCGGCTGCAAACACCGTCGCAGCTTCCGAGGAACTCTCCCGGATGTCTGGAGCCGAACGTGGCGAGGATATTACAAGGTTATAA